In Drosophila innubila isolate TH190305 chromosome 2R unlocalized genomic scaffold, UK_Dinn_1.0 1_C_2R, whole genome shotgun sequence, the following are encoded in one genomic region:
- the LOC117782946 gene encoding acetylcholinesterase, translating to MCGVDAPLIHIPGNGFISGKYLKMYRTQNIKAYLGIRYAHAARFSPPDVELPPWKGIFNATSFAPSCWQPKRTSESPHLDKVLETISGAMLTETGERKYEENCLNLNIFVPDGAPEVDGYAVIVWIHSGNFSTGSPYDIEPFQLVFKQKVIVVTFAYRLNIFGFFSTDDGEAQGNYGLMDQSAALYWVKKNINYFGGDENRITLMGHDAGAISTALHMTSGEWSKGAFHKAIIMSGNPLSYVRMPHEFNNDLDKISNIFGCARRPTSMLIQCLKRVDAKIITENLPLVDWGPIVDFGLSNTSYPFIENQPEILFKSGAYNNVPVIIGITDMEEVLTIFKDYISSELTPEDLDNFFNDIALTDIQKTTGSNEWCMNFPLISDAISFMYSGQSNDEKSTINTNVINAHTEKFYITPLQMFVDILSKHNNIYTYIFKQRSKSLIADLPNWVGVPKYFDQIFVWGLPYMNRTVKWKPTDKKMADIVMTLWANFAKTSNPTKSNVYVKWSTIMPPKYSVLLIDETFNTDYLSNNQRVMFWNNLYPKLLQFATECCNSTISAANYPITPTFFVYISMLYICIQI from the exons atgtg CGGCGTGGATGCACCATTAATACATATACCTGGAAATGGATTTATATCtggaaagtatttaaaaatgtaccgAACCCAAAATATTAAGGCTTATTTGGGAATTCGGTATGCGCATGCTGCAAGATTTTCGCCTCCTGATGTCGAATTGCCACCATGGAAAGGAATTTTTAACGCAACTTCCTTTGCACCTAGCTGTTGGCAACCAAAACGCACATCAGAAAGTCCACATTTGGATAAAGTTTTAGAAACTATTTCGGGCGCAATGTTGACCGAAACTGGAGAAAGAAAATATGAGGAGAActgcttaaatttgaatatatttgtacCTGACG GAGCACCTGAAGTTGATGGATACGCGGTGATAGTGTGGATACACTCCGGAAATTTCTCAACGGGAAGCCCATACGACATTGAGCCATTTCAACtggtttttaagcaaaaagtaATTGTTGTAACGTTTGCATATCggcttaatatttttggattCTTCTCAACCGATGACGGAGAGGCCCAGGGCAATTACGGATTAATGGACCAGTCGGCAGCCCTTTATTGGGTCAAAAAGAATATCAACTACTTTGGAGGTGACGAGAATCGTATAACATTGATGGGTCATGATGCAGGAGCAATCAGTACAGCATTACACATGACATCCGGGGAATGGTCAAAGGGAGCTTTTCATAAAGCCATAATAATGTCTGGAAACCCATTAAGTTATGTTCGAATGCCACATGAATTCAATAATGATTTGGATAAAATATCTAACATTTTTGGATGCGCCCGTAGGCCAACATCGATGCTTATCCAATGCCTTAAACGAGTTGATGCAAAGATTATTACGGAAAATTTACCGTTAGTTGATTGGGGTCCTATTGTGGATTTCGGATTGAGTAATACATCGTATCCTTTTATTGAAAACCAACCGGAAATACTCTTTAAAAGTGGCGCCTATAACAATGTTCCAGTTATTATTGGAATTACAGACATGGAGGAAGTACTTACAATATTTAAGGATTATATATCTTCAGAGTTGACTCCCGAGGATCTGGATAACTTTTTCAATGATATAGCACTAACTGATATTCAGAAAACAACGGGTAGCAATGAATGGTGCATGAATTTTCCGTTAATTTCTGATGCAATTTCCTTTATGTATTCCGGACAAAGCAATGACGAAAAATccacaataaatacaaatgtaatCAATGCTCATACTGAAAAATTCTATATAACACCCTTGCAAATGTTTGTAGATATATTAAgtaaacataataatatttacacttatatatttaagcaACGCTCAAAGTCTCTAATTGCTGATCTTCCAAATTGGGTTGGAGTTCCCAAATACTTTGATCAAATATTCGTTTGGGGCTTACCCTATATGAACAGAACCGTTAAGTGGAAGCCAACCGATAAGAAAATGGCTGATATTGTTATGACCTTATGGGCCAATTTTGCTAAAACATCGAATCCTACGAAATCGAACGTCTATGTTAAATGGAGTACAATTATGCCACCCAAATATTCAGTACTACTTATCGATGAAACCTTTAACACGGACTATCTTTCAAATAATCAGAGAGTTATGTTTTGGAATAATCTGTATCCGAAATTACTACAATTTGCTACCGAGTGTTGTAATTCCACAATTTCAGCTGCAAATTATCCAATCACACCCACATTTTTCGTATATATATCTATgctatatatatgcatacagaTATAG
- the LOC117785407 gene encoding beta-1,4-glucuronyltransferase 1 isoform X2, whose product MVRLPPCSSIKILLVMLSVNIFWLIRVYPPYAYNNNNSNAGTTLKLEKTIQKIKSEAVSNCPNYSDNVNKSPSPKLSIDSDIPKKNNKNNNYNNDTVLTFENIDLSYGRWDNQHLYKIKDFAVVGDQYAESSKSSLICLATQSSVERLYSLPQVAENWRGPLSVALFSAGNEEYVVLRYFVTYMRLCFPNIKANATFHIIIPREFDNLPRVLMETHNIKNKYNCQYPERTLKALLKLRSVKTLEWRQKNTYPQNHMRNVARKGCQTKYVFLTDVDIIPSINSVVLLNNFFKNAFCEGNCAYVIPTFEIDVRANFPRTKENLLVLIKKGLARPFHEKVFIYNQYATNFTKWLLSKRNETAVSVSHTVTNFEFLYEPFYIAIDTVPVHDERFTGYGFTRNSQVYEMYVAGYKFLVLSPVFTCHWGLQRKQARPAWREQQNNANRKKFDVFKSEIFARYKNDPHL is encoded by the exons GTTCGTTTGCCACCATGTAGCTCAATAAAGATCCTGCTTGTAATGCTGTCAGTGAACATTTTCTGGCTGATTAGAGTGTATCCACCATatgcttataataataacaatagtaaTGCAGGCACAACCCTAAAACTCGAAAAaactatacaaaaaataaagtctGAAGCCGTCTCAAATTGTCCTAATTATTCAGATAACGTGAATAAGTCGCCGTCGCCAAAATTAAGCATTGACAGCGATATaccaaagaaaaataataagaataataattacaataatgaTACAGTATtgacatttgaaaatattgacTTGAGTTATGGACGTTGGGATAACCAGCATTTGTACAAAATAAAGGATTTTGCCGTAGTAGGAGATCAATATGCAGAATCCTCGAAAAGTAGTCTGATCTGCCTTGCAACCCAGAGTTCTGTGGAACGATTGTACTCTCTGCCCCAGGTTGCTGAAAACTGGCGTGGTCCTTTGTCAGTGGCGTTATTCTCGGCAGGAAACGAGGAGTATGTTGTTTTACGATATTTCGTCACATATATGCGACTCTGCTTTCCAAATATTAAGGCAAATGCCACATTTCACATAATAATTCCCCGAGAATTTGACAATTTGCCCAGAGTCTTGATGGAAACACAcaatattaagaataaataCAATTGTCAATATCCTGAAAGAACATTAAAGGctctattaaaattaagatcaGTCAAAACTTTGGAATGGCgtcaaaaaaatacatatccACAAAATCATATGCGAAATGTTGCACGTAAAGGATGTCAAACGAAATATGTGTTCCTGACCGACGTGGATATAATTCCCAGTATTAACAGTGTTGTGCTACTCAACAATTTCTTCAAAAATGCCTTTTGCGAAGGAAATTGTGCCTATGTTATTCCTACATTTGAAATTGATGTTCGTGCAAACTTTCCACGTACAAAGGAGAATCTCTTAGTGCTCATTAAAAAGGGACTAGCAAGACCATTTCACGAAAAGGTCTTCATTTATAATCAATATGCTACAAACTTTACCAA aTGGCTTTTatcgaaacgaaatgaaactGCCGTCAGTGTAAGCCATACCGTAACGAACTTTGAGTTTTTGTATGAGCCCTTTTACATAGCCATAGATACTGTTCCTGTTCACGATGAAAGGTTTACTGGCTATGGATTCACACGAAACTCTCAA GTGTATGAAATGTACGTGGCTGGATATAAGTTTCTTGTACTTTCGCCCGTTTTCACCTGCCACTGGGGACTTCAAAGAAAGCAAGCGAGACCCGCTTGGAGAGAACAGCAAAATAacgcaaatcgcaaaaaatttgatgtctttaaaagtgaaatatttGCACGTTATAAGAATGATCCACATttgtaa